In Parasegetibacter sp. NRK P23, the genomic stretch GCTATGGATGGTTGGATTATCAGATATTTGCGCCCACTTAACACAAACACATGAGAAGGATCGTACTGCTTTTCGCACTAATCACTGCTTTTCAATCAATTGTTACCGCTCAACCTCCCGCAGGCATGCGCCCCGGCGCCGGAAACGCCCAGATGAATATTGGTCGTTTTTATGGTAAGATTGTGGATGCCACTACAGGAAAACCTGTTGACGCCGCATCCGTGCAGCTTTTACAAAACCGTTTTGATTCCGTTTCAAAATCAAGAAAAGATGTTGTGGTGGGCGGTCAGCTTACCAGGGCCAATGGTGATTTCAGCCTGGAGAACCTCTCTCCCATGGGCAATTACAAGTTGGTGGTAACCGCCATCGGTTATAAAACAGTGGATCAGAAAGTGGCTTTCGAATTTAAACCCGGTGGTAACGCCCAGCAAATGATGGGCGCACTGGATAAGGACCTTGGCAATATCAAACTGGAGTCTGAAGCCAAAGTGCTGGAAGGCGTTACCGTAACAGCCTCCAAACCCACCCTGGAAATGGCGATTGACCGGAAAGTATTCAATGTGGAAAAGAACCTCATGAGTACCGGGGGAACCGCGGAAGATGTATTGCGTACCGTGCCTTCCGTAGCCGTGGACATTGATGGTAACGTGACAATGCGCAACACGGCCCCCCAGATATTTGTAGACGGAAGGCCTTCCACGCTGACCATCGACCAGATTCCCGCCGACGCGATCCAGAGCATAGAACTCATCACCAACCCCTCAGCAAAGTATGACGCATCCGGCGGTATGGCCGGTATCATTAATATTGTGATGAAGAAAAACCGCCGTATCGGTTACAACGGAAGTGTACGTGCGGGTGTCGACAAACGCGGCCGGTTGAACGGAGGTGCGGACATCAACGTGCGCCAGGGAAAAGTAAACGTGTTCGCCAGCGGCAACATCAACCAGCGTAAGTCCATCAGCGAAGGAACAACGGATCGAATGGAATACACCGCCAAGGGGAATAAAAGAATCGATCAAACGAACGATTCCGAAAACAAAGGCACCTTCGCCATGGGCCGCTTCGGTATTGATTATTTCCTGGACAACAGGAACACACTTACCTACACGCAATCGCTGATGCGCGGCAGTTTTAAATCTTCTGACGTACAAACCACCACCAACCGCTTCCTCGCAGGGCAGGATTTTGATTATATAGGTCAGCGGAACGGCCTCTCCGACCGCACCTTCAACAACCTTGGTTCATCGCTGGCATACAAACACCTTTTCGCCAAACCCGGCAAAGAAATTACTGCCGACCTGAACTACAACAGAAGCAAAAACGACAACAACGGCGATTTCATCACGAAGTTCTATAACCTGAACATGCAGCCCTTCGGCACCAAACCAGATGCCATGCAGCGCCAGATGGGCGAAGGGGAAAACGGGTTCTTTACGGCGCAGACCGATTTCGTGAACCCTTTCTCCGATAAAATGAAACTGGAAATGGGCGCCCGTATCGCCATCCGCGATTTTACTTCAGTGAACAACAACTATATTTTCAACCAGTCTACGGGCAACTACGAATTGCAGGCGGCCGCCAGCAACCAGTACGAGTTCAACGATAAAGTGTATGCCGCTTACGCCAGCTTCTCCAACCAATACAGGAAACTCGGTTACCAGATTGGCTTAAGGGCAGAAAGCTCCGACTATACCGGTCTGTTGATTGACCAGAACCAGGAGTTCAATACGAAGTACCCGATCAGCTTGTTCCCAAGTGCCTTCTTTACCTACAAACTTTCTGAAACGCAGGATATTCAACTGAACTATACCCGTCGTGTAAACAGGCCCAGTTTCTTCCAACTGATTCCTTTCACTGATTATGTGGATTCGCTCAACATCAGCC encodes the following:
- a CDS encoding TonB-dependent receptor domain-containing protein; its protein translation is MRRIVLLFALITAFQSIVTAQPPAGMRPGAGNAQMNIGRFYGKIVDATTGKPVDAASVQLLQNRFDSVSKSRKDVVVGGQLTRANGDFSLENLSPMGNYKLVVTAIGYKTVDQKVAFEFKPGGNAQQMMGALDKDLGNIKLESEAKVLEGVTVTASKPTLEMAIDRKVFNVEKNLMSTGGTAEDVLRTVPSVAVDIDGNVTMRNTAPQIFVDGRPSTLTIDQIPADAIQSIELITNPSAKYDASGGMAGIINIVMKKNRRIGYNGSVRAGVDKRGRLNGGADINVRQGKVNVFASGNINQRKSISEGTTDRMEYTAKGNKRIDQTNDSENKGTFAMGRFGIDYFLDNRNTLTYTQSLMRGSFKSSDVQTTTNRFLAGQDFDYIGQRNGLSDRTFNNLGSSLAYKHLFAKPGKEITADLNYNRSKNDNNGDFITKFYNLNMQPFGTKPDAMQRQMGEGENGFFTAQTDFVNPFSDKMKLEMGARIAIRDFTSVNNNYIFNQSTGNYELQAAASNQYEFNDKVYAAYASFSNQYRKLGYQIGLRAESSDYTGLLIDQNQEFNTKYPISLFPSAFFTYKLSETQDIQLNYTRRVNRPSFFQLIPFTDYVDSLNISRGNPALKPEFTHSMELSYQKTFSRSHNLLGSVYYKNTTDLLSRYQFTEYSDLVGDSVIINSYQNASESYSYGMELTSRNAFTKWLEVTSNLNLYNSIIDGSNIEKGLRNEQFSYYAKLNTNFKLPSNYSIQLTGEYQSKTAIPVNTGGRGGGGGWMGPQASTTQGYIRPNYGLDIAFKKDFLKNNAASVTLTFSDILRTRLYDAYSVSSSFEQNTNRRRDPQFVRLNFSYRFGKFDASLFKRKNNRGGMDGMQDVQM